The genomic window TCAGGCTAGCATGCTTTAATTACAAAAGCTATCATTTCAAGAGAAAGGACTTTTTTGTAATTCTCTTATTTTGTAATTGCTGCTGTATATGCTGTTTCTGATACAGTTGACTGGATAAATGAAGGTAGCTTGGACATTTTAGTGAGGAACAAAGTAATCCTTGGTTGCTATAAACAGTACCTGTAGTTGCACTTGGGATAGATCTAATCCTTTGGCAATTATTAAGGGAATGAAAATAGACCTTagcctggagcagagaggaTGAGAAAGGAGTAGGGAACTGTTTAGTACTGAATAACGAGAAGGGAGgttattttcttatttgtagaaaaaatatttctgtagtcCACAAAGTATAATATCTCTGATTGAATAGTTTGTACACTTAGCAAAAGGTAATTGTTTCAAATGATTTATGAGTAAAAGCATGGGTTTTGTAAAATTTTTATTCCTCTTAATTTCACTATGGTAAATGTTTTAAATAGGCTCTTCCTCATTACTGCAAACTCttctaaattaaaaaccaaaagtcAGTACATGTAGCTTTGCTATAATGTAGTTGCTTTATGAGGTACAATAGCAAAAATCAGACTGCATCCTACCCACAGTGTAATGTGGGGATGTATAGGTCCCAGGCCATCAGGAAGCTTGTGGTAGATCTTTCAGCACTGAGCCTCCTGCCTGAACTCCACAGCAAGGGTAGCACCATAAATATTTCAACAGAGACACCAAGAGGAAGCAGCACTTTATAGTTCTCAGAGCTGTGTTCAACCAAAGCCAGTTTGAAATTACAAACAAGATGGTTTTTAGGTCATTCTTCTAAATAACTACCAAATCAGTTCTTTCTCAGCGCTAAGCAGCCACCACCAACATCCATGGTTGTCTTTTTAGTTGCTTTCTTTCTGTGGTTGTTTTCTTGCCCTTAGATAGTCCTACCTTCATTTTGAAGACGGCACAATAACTGCTTTCTCTTTGCACCTTGCACAGTCGGGCCTTGAATTTATGATAATAATATTGACAGCAGTTGTAAGGATGTTTTTTAATCCTTCCTCAAGTGAGctccctgctgcacagcagcgTTCAATCACAAGCAGGACACAGTTGAATTATTCAGATCGGATTTCACATGCTTATTCAGTTGTGCCAAGGAGGCAGGGAACGGCATGAAATCACCTTAGCAGTGGCTGCTATGACCAGGAGTAAGGAGCTGAATAGGAAGTGTCACTCCAAGCTGACTATCCTGTAATGCCTCATAGAGAAAGAAGCTATTAGGGGCTGACCCTAGTGGGCTGAAATTCATCAGTCTgtcccttcttccttccctaTCCCTGTCTGGATTGACACTGGCATAGGGAAAGCTCGCTTCCCTTGGGAGGTTGTGGTTAAAATTGCATTGCAGGTCTCAATGAGTACTTGTTCTATCTCTAATGTAGTCAGCTGCAGCACTCAGCCTGCCTAGGGCTGCGGTGGGATGTGGCTTGGGCTCAAAGGGAACAGATGTTTGCTGTGTTGCCTTGTGTTGATCACCTCTACAGACATCCAGCTTGATACCACTCATCTCTCATAGAAGGACTTGTTCCTCTTTTTTGCAGCTGGTGGAAAGCAGACTCTGCAGGTTTGATGTAATGTTGTTTGAAATACATCTCTCTTCAACAGTCTTTGAGGCAGAACAGTAATTATTGATGTTTGTTTGCTTAACATAATAATCACATACAAAGACTGCTTATTTCCTGGCttaactttttgttttttggatAACTTTCTATGTTTACATTTTAACAACTGAGCTCATTTTTTCCTATGGGTGATGCAAAagattaataatttattttgcactCTACATGAAGTGGTTATGGCAATATACCTGCCTCAGGTGGGTGGTTTATATACTTAATCAGCCAACATAAATTGCTTTGAACACAGCTCACActtgctggcagccagcagcaggtgtAGATTAGATGAGTATTTTGTCTCAGCTGTTCTAGTTTAAACTAAGACAATAGAAGATCAAATGTAAAGCAAGGCACAACAGTAGTGTGATGCAAGCTCAAAAGGTTTATGCAGTAAAATCATCTGGGACCAGGTTCAATCACATGAATTACAACAGTGATGAAGTAGTGTGTAGAACTTTCATTGAATACCAGTTGTCACTGTTCTGTTTGAAGAAACCATTTCAGGTCATAAAGTAAATGGTTCTTTCTCATTACCTCTATATACTCACCTGCTGAGTTTATAGAAAACTGCATCTTAGTACCTATCCCATACTCAACATTTGTAAAGTAGGTTATATATAGGTTACTTGGACTCCTCAGCTCTCCCTATTTGCTGTGTTCAGAATGACTGGCTTTTCTTATTAAAAGAAAGCCATGGAGTATTAATCTTTTTCTTCAATTATTATCGGAAAGACAGGTTTTCTTACTTCTCCTGTCATGTCTAACTACACTGAATCCCTCCTCTGTTTCCCTGACAAGGCAGGGCTCCTACAACCATGCTGCCTAAGTAGGTAGATGTTTATCCCCTATGTCTAGCCACTGTAATTTTGTGACTTGTGGGCTGTTTTCAATTCAACTTGACAGAGTAGGAGAGATTGCAAAGACAGCTTGATTCTTCTAAGATTGGGAAAATTAGGGATACAAGGATCTGGTGGAACAGGCAAGTGCACCGAGGAAGGATTTGCAGCATGGTTCAGATCTGACTTGGCACTCCCATGGGACAGACACCGTGTAAGGGCCTTGCCTGgcaaaaagctgctgctggagctggataTCAACCAAGAGATACTTGGACATCCTGATTTCTGTCGTTCTGTTGATTTTAGTCACCCTGTTCACATGAGTCAGGAAAGAGTTGGAAACTGGCAGATGTTCTGCATCCATCCAGTTAACATCTATACAGAGACAAACCTAACTCCAGCTTCCTGTGATTCTTCTTCCTCTCAGCCCGTTTCCCTAACGCAGGGTTTGGTGCTCGAGGTAtgagctctggcgtgccccaggtcagagacagtccagctgcgttacttCTGTCCATCGCAGAAGCGACTTCAGCATCAGGAAAAGGGCTGCTTGCTGGGCTGGCTAGCTGGCTTCTCGGCAGAGGAAACACGGCAGGAACTGATGGGATCAGCTCATgttagctcggagacaaaggaagagagaggctgtttgGGTCTGGCTtttaacaggtttattgttagaagttttgCAACCCGAACAAGCTGGAATCCGATGTGATGGGATGCGGTGGGATCGGATTGATGGGATTGTGATGGGATCTCTCCTTGGagccttgtcctcagttttatacgGAATTTGAAAATCccggtgaaaggggaaaacaaccaatgagttacaagccacggggaggatacaatttaacaagaaccactgggggaaACCAAGAGGCAGGAGTTATAACaaagaaccagtgaacaaccgagtaaccgagaattttcccgaaccAGGGAAGGCGGCTTGGacccaggcactgcccagggggtccagcttaggcttctgagcctcccctcgacccaccctctgagtctgccccttcgggaaactcgatccagggaatgggctgggattgattggcatcacactgccccagccccacagtgggctgggtcacccCAACATTTCCCCTCTCTCAGAGGAACTGTGTTCTCTCTTGCCTCAGGGAGCTCTGGTGTTTGTGGGACTTaggttttttcctcaaaaaactTGCATTAGTCAGAAACCAATAATAAATACTGCGGTCCATTGCACTAGAAGAAAAGGTCCTGTGCCCTGAGACCTGTTATTCCACTCCCATGACCAGCACAGATGTACTTGAAGTTCTCTTTAGTTTAGCactattctttatttttgtcattgctAAGGTATTGCCTGTGTATCTGTGCTGTGTAGAAAGAGCAAGGAGATTAAACTTGTAGGTGGCAGCATAAAGATGTGTTGgaaaagtcagtgaagaagggtCTAGAGTTACATGAGTTAAAGTGCTGAAACAATATGTGAAGAGAAATAGGGGGAGCAAATTCACAGggtaaatatttttcccagttaTAATTAAATGCAGATGAAGGTGTTTAATATTCAGATGCTGTGAAAGCCATTTGCTCATCGTCATGAATGGCATGTATTTGATAACACAAAATAAGCACCTCATCCTTCACTGCTACTCACGCGTGCACAATTCTTCCCATTTAATTCAGCAAGACTAATTATCTGAATTACTGACATTAGCTTGAAGCTATGGATTTGCAGATTGAGTATTGAGTCTCTGGCTTTCAGAACAACTTCTTTAAAGGAATTAGTCATGTCTAAGTACAACAGATCTGTCAAATTGCATCCTCTGGCTTTGTCTGATGTTTTGGTTTCAAAGCCGGCCTTGTGCAAGACTGTCCTCATGGCAACAGACGGTGGTTATTCTAATTTTATGGCTCTGACAACCCTAAAATGGCTCATAATGGTTGGGCAGTTACCTCACTAGCTGACAGCAGGTGATAGCTGAGAGTACTTCATTTTGCCTTCCACCTCACTGATGGGCTTTGTCATCCACGCTCCAGGGATATCTGCTGTCTATCTGCAAACCAGCTCCTGAACTACCCCCATTTTGGTTTAACTTGCCATGCAGGCATGAAAACTGCAGTTAATGCACAGATAGATCACGAACCCCTGCCTTGGCAGCAACAACATCagttggagagatgggcagaaaAGAGCAGTGCTTCAGGAACGGGTTCACAAGTGGTGTGGGCAtcactgcctgcagagctgcaacTTCTCTGGGACCAGCAAggtgctcagctggagcaggtgCACCCTTGGAATTTTACTGCATATCCATTTGAAATAAAAGGCAATGCTTACCCTTACAGTCCTGCATTTTGCTATAAATTGAAGACTTTCAGTAACTCTTATCGTGTCTGTGCTGCTACTGAGGAAAATAGTGGAATGTTTAGGGTCTGGAGCACTAGCTTATCCAAggctgagcagcacagggaaagggggcagcagggacaggccaTGACTGTGTTTAACCAGTGAGGTCTTTAGTCTATACATCACTTGTCACCCCTTATCTTTGAATGAACTGTTCATAATTAAATAGTGTGACTCAAGATGTGAAATCCTACATGGCAAATACTGAACTTGCACCTCATTTATCTCTTTCAAGCATTTAATGAATTTTCAGCTTCAGCTAATGAATAATGGCAATTTCAGGCCCATTGTCCTATGCAGGGAAATTAATAATGACCTAAGGATAGTTTCATACCTAGGAGCATGGTAGAGATTGCCAAAAAGCCAGAATGTGGATTTCTTTCTAGAAAATCCAACATTATCTTTAAATTTGTTCCAGTTAGAGTACAGTCCATATTCAGAAAGAATCCTGAAAGCACAACATGCAGAATCTGCTCTTTGGGAATAAAAAGCGAGCAAAAATTGCCTTCCTTCACCTACCCTGCCATTAGGTTACcacacattttgttttcctcaacaGATCATCTTTTTTCATGCAGAAACTTTGGCCAAGGttgaaaaagcttttaattaGCATTATATTAATAACATATAAAAGAAACATGGACTCCTAATCTTTTCTTCAAAGATGTTCTGCAATAAGGTACATTAATGAATAGGAACCAGGAAACTTCCAAGGTCAAGAACTTGGCATAAAGAACATTTGTCACCACCATTTTTTTTAGAGAACGAGTTGTGAACGTTTCCaccatttcctttctctgtggaGTAAGAAAAAACAACATACAGTAGTAGCTGTGGGTTCAGTTGGTTTTGGCACTCAAGACCAAGTACAAAAGCttaaatgaggaaagaaaagcatagACATGAATGGATGTGTACCACAACACCTACTACTAGTACTTGAAAGAATGGAAATGCACTTGCACTAGAGAAGTATACCTGAAGCAAATGTGCTCTACTTCTCTCACCCATCCAAAGTGACCAATTTTCATTTCTCACTAGCCTCTCAAAAATGTAGCTAAAggaaaatactgagaaataaaagtGTGGTTTTCAGTCACAGAAGCAGGAATGTACATCTTAAAACAATTGTTTAgtcaaaaaaatgttttacctGAAAACACTAGGCATTTTTAAACCCAACCTGCTAAAAGTTCATGGTTGGTTTTATACAGAGAATTAGTTATTAATTTTGGGTTTAAACCTAAGTGGGATGAGATAAAGTCATCTTATCAAATATGTAATGGCAAATACATAACATGCCATATCCTAACATGGCCAGATATGAGACGTGTAGGATTTAATAGCTTGTTGCTGGAGGTGAGTCCCAGACTGCTGTAGTAGCTCCATGTAAGGTCTGATGTTGTTGCtagaaaagatgaaataaatttattttagaaaaaaagaaatcacaaaattaatttaaagatcCTGTCAACAACTACAGTCTTCAGATTTGCCagcttttgcaaatattttcttctggaagTACAGCCCCTGAGCCAGATTCCTGCATAGGTTGTACAGGCTTTCCATTTCAGAGTTATCACTAATCAGGaacaaaaattttgaaaagaattGTTCTACTTTATCCACAATAGTTTTTGTAACTTCTAGCTTGATGCTTCTTTGCTACTATATGCCTTCTCAAAAACTCTGCATGTCAATTCCTGTCACATTAGCATTGGGAAGTTTATTTCAGTCTGGGAGTTAACTAGCCTTGCTTTGAAATCATGAACATACTTCAGTGGGAGTGCCTGTAAATGTGTTTATGTAAATGGCTTTAGTCCTGTCATACGACAATCATTAGGATTATCCTTCTGGAAACATAACTCATCCTGGAGtctgcctggcagctgctgtgatCACAGCCATCAGGCACATGGATGCACAACCAATAATTAGAGACAGTTAGGGCTTTTCTCTGTGAGGAATTTTTCTGGTGGGAAagtcagtggggtttttttcagaaaactgagtAAAGTATCTTCAGGTAAATTTGTAATAAGGCAGAAGTGATTGCTGCTATCCACCCATACCAGTATTAGAAATTGTGAGGGAATAACTGGGTGCTTCCTTCCAGTTGCCCAAGGGCACTAGCTGAAGGCTCAGCAGGAGGGAAGGTAAATTATGGCTTTTAGCTATTCTCTCCTACTTTGTTTCTGCTCAGAGTGAATGAAACTGATGTCACCTTTCAGGTGGAAGAGCCCTGGAAAACTCACTCTGAGACTCTCCAAGCTAAATTCCTATctcataaataataaaagatcttttcaaaagctgtgtttCAAAATGAAACTCATTTTCACAAAGAAAGGTACTTTTAAGTCAATAAAATTCAAAGCATATTCAATTCAAAGTATATTGTGAGAAGTTCGCCCATTTTCTTATTGGTGGTTTCAGTCAGACTGACAGATGCTGTCTTAGTAACTATTTTAAGCACTGAAACTGTATGAGTTTAGTTCTACCTGCTCCTGTCCATTTTTAAGGACTGCAGTATCTTCACAGGAAAAGTGTTCCGCAGGAATGCATGTATTGTGCTTGTCCAACTGAATCATTTAGTAATTTTTCCCTAAGTTTGACAAAATTTTGTCCAAAAATTGTGTCCAATTTTAGCACAGTCCTAAGCAACTTCTGAGATTGTGACACTTCATTTCATGTACTCCTGTGCTGATCTATAAATACTGCTTTTACCAACTGCTATGTCTCATTCTCTGTTTTGTTCTGCTGAGGCTTTATTCCACACTGGATACAGTTTTGTTACTGAAATAGATGgagttttttatcttttatttttctcctcaggaattgctttctgtctgctttttaaATCAACTCTATAGGAAGCAGTTTAGCTTCTGTGGACTTTTAAAAGGATATATATTCTTTAAGCTCTTAATGAGCTTTTCCAAAACATACTTAAAAAAGAACCTGACACAGTAAAATGACCACATTTAAATAACTGTTAAACTTGGACTGTTAAAACAAATCTTCTCTAATTTTTCAAGATATAATTGGGTTTTTTACTGTGTCAGGTTATGACACTATAAACCAATTGTCAGCAGTGTTTTAAGGGTCAGTTTTACTTACTTAGGTACACACATGCTCCAAGTCTACGAAATGCTCTGTTGAGAAACCCCATCGTACACGGCTACCGAGGGATCGAAGGCAAAAGGGTCCAAGTCCATGTAGTATTGTGCTGTTTCTCTAAAAGCTGCCCATGATTTGCTAATCTGAAGTAGATCAAATGAGAAAGGAATATTCTGAGCTTTGATACTGAATAAATACCGTGTATGACTACTGAGCAGCTTTGCCCATGTTgataaatcagaaaaatttcCTCCCTTGACCCAAAGGATTTATGTTACGTGTTAATTCCAGACCcgtgctttctttttctcagtagATGCTGCTTCCTCTTGAAGGAAGAAGATACCTGTTCAGCCACAGTGTATCCCCACGTGTTCTGGCTGCTTCTGGAGTCCCAGTAGCTCGGAGAATATGGTATATGTCGTTTGAGCCGTATGAATTGATTTGCTGATTCTTCTGTCAGAAAGGGTGCTCCAAGGACACTTgaaacagaagctgaaaaatatttgtaatatcagaaaaatattttagaatgtGCACTTCAAAAATACGCTTATACCCACAGAACATGGTTTTGAATCTGTAGTTTATTTAATAGAAATCAAAGATGGTCCTACCTTAGATTCtcagaaagaaacttttttttaaggcCTGAAGTTAATAAAACAGATGCTCTAAATCATTATTTTGCTGTTGAATCTGAAGTAAATAAAGCTACAATGTAATTAAGgcactaatttatttttaatgcaaagttTTGTTACAAAAATCCTCTTAGACTGTAATTGCCCTAGTCTCAGGTGTGCTCAGAAcctaaaattttttaaaagaacgCAAACCCTATGAATTTATCTGTGGTTTCTGAACATCCTGGCTTATATGTGATATTTATTCTCATTAGTATCAGCATAGAAATTGCAtgcttggaaattattttctgaacagAAGATACTGCACTTCTAATCTTGCTATTGCATTGATTCAGATAGCTTCTGAGGTCACCACAGATGCAGAAGTAGTCCTTGCAGatcttgaaataaatattcttcaga from Corvus hawaiiensis isolate bCorHaw1 chromosome 2, bCorHaw1.pri.cur, whole genome shotgun sequence includes these protein-coding regions:
- the C2H3orf85 gene encoding uncharacterized protein C3orf85 homolog, which encodes MSLKIFQILVSALLFTASVSSVLGAPFLTEESANQFIRLKRHIPYSPSYWDSRSSQNTWGYTVAEQISKSWAAFRETAQYYMDLDPFAFDPSVAVNNIRPYMELLQQSGTHLQQQAIKSYTSHIWPC